The region ACCTTCGCCAGATTTTTCAGTATCCGCTGGTTCAACTCGGTTTCTTCTTTTAACTGCCCCTCAAACTCGGCTTTCAGGCTGTTAAAGCGTTCAGCAAAATCAAAATCATCATCCACCTCAGCCAGCCCGACATATCGCCCAGGGGTGAGGACATAATCCAGTTCTTTGACCCGCTCGATGGGGGCGGCACAACAAAACCCTTTGATGTCTTGGTATTGATCTACCGTAGGGGCAATCCCTTGTGGTTGCCCTTTTTCTGATCGTTGCCCCATTGGTATTTCGGCATCATTTTGGGCACCCACAAGGGGAACCCCTACGGAATTACGCCAATTATGGTAGGTGTCGGTGATGGTTTGTATATCGTCTTTGGATAATTCACGGGTACGGCGATTGATCAAATGCCCCATATTACGGGCATCAATAAACAGGATTTGATTATTTGTTGGGGCGAACGGCTGCTCGCTCCTACGGATAAACCACAAGGATGCAGGGATTTGGGTATTTAAAAATAATTTGGCAGGCAGGTTGACGATGCAATCAATCAAACCCGCTTCGACCAAGGCTTTTCTAATCTCACCTTCGCCCGATGTTTTCGAGGTCAAGGCTCCTTTTGCCAGCACAAAACCGGCTTGTCCACTGGGGGCAAGGTGATAGATAAAGTGCTGAATCCATGCGTAGTTGGCGTTGCCTGTGGGCGGTGTGCCGTAGTGCCAGCATCCGTCTTTACGCAGTAGATCACCGCTCCAGTCGCTGACGTTGAACGGCGGATTGGCGATAATGTAATCGGCTTTGAGGTCTTTGTGGGCATCGTTTAAAAACGAGCCTTCGTTATTCCATTTCACCTGTGAGCTGTCAATGCCACGAATGGCAAGGTTCATTTTTGCCAACCGCCACGTAGTCTGGTTGCTCTCTTGTCCGTAGATGGAAATATCGTTGATTCTGCCCTGATGGTCAGCCACAAATTTTTCCGATTGCACAAACAGGCCACCCGAACCACAGCACGGGTCAAGCACGCGCCCTTTGTAGGGTTCGAGCATTTCAATCAGTAATTCAACGACGCTTCTAGGGGTGTAGAACTGTCCGCCTTTTTTACCTTCTGCTAAGGCAAATTCACCGAGGAAATACTCGAACACATGCCCTAGCACATCCGCACTGCGAGATTTAGCATCGCCTAGGGCTATATTGCTGATCAGGTCAATCAGTTCGCCCAAGCTGGTAGGGTCAAGATTTTGTCTTGCGTAGACTTTGGGCAACACGCCTTTTAGAGATGCATTTTCCTTTTCAATTGCATCCATCGCTTCATCCACCGTTTTGCCAATGGTGGGTTGTTTGGCATGGGCTTGCAGACGTGACCAGCGGGCATCTTGTGGTACAAAAAAGACATTTTCGGCTTGGTATTCGTCCTTGTCTTCAGGGTCAGCCCCCACATAGTCGCCTTCACCTGTATTTAATGTGGCGTACAGCTCTTCAAAGGCATCGGAGATGTATTTAAGAAAAATCAGCCCTAAAACCACATGCTTGTATTCGGCAGCATCAATGTTTTTTCTGAGCTTATCAGCCGATTTCCACAGTTGCTTTTCCAGTGATTCTTCTTGTCCTGCTTTCTTCTTCGCCATTGTGTCTCCGTTGGTTATTTGTTACTGGCAGGTGGTTATTGTAAGGAGCTAATTGCTGCGGATAACCGATGGACGGCACGCAGCAACAGCCTAAACATGACCCCCCAAACCCTAGCCTTCAGCCACAAACCCAAACGCACGATCATGCACATACACCAACTTACACGCCTCAAGGTATTTGGCATCGTGAATCCGACCGGCCTTAACGTAACCGGTATCCCCCTGATTCAAGATCAACGGCTCACCGTCTGCCAGCAACCCCGACTCTGAAGCGGTGTAAAACTGAATCGCCATTTTACCCTCCACCACCACGGTCATATCATCGCCCGGATGAGAGTGCGGTGGCTCTTCGCTGCCTGCGTCCCATTTTTCCAACATCACCTCAACCCCATCAGGGTTGGTGGGGTGCGTGGTTCTGAGGGTGAAACCCGCTGGGGTATCGGGAATGCTGATGTGATTCTTCCAAATGGCGCTGCTGTTCCCGTCTACGTCTTTATCCGTCGTACTCATACTGCTTTCCTTACGGTTTAATTGCTGAAAAATGGATTCTTAAAAGCCCATGCCAGGTGGCATACGCCCTTTCATACTGCGCATCATCTTAGCCATGCCGCCACCTTTGGAGACCTTTTTCATCATTTTGCTCATCTGCGCGTACTGCTTCATCAACTTGTTCACCTCCTGCACCTGCACTCCAGAACCAGCGGCGATGCGACGCTTGCGCGAGCCTTTTATGATGGCCGGATGACGGCGCTCCTGCTGAGTCATGGAGTTGATGATCGCCACCATGCGATTGACCTCCTTGCCCGCCGCACCGCCGCTCATCTGCTCGCGCACATTGGCAGGCAATTTACTCATGCCCGGCATTTTATCCATCAACGAAGAGATGCCCCCCATCTTCTCCATCTGCAACATCTGCTCACGCAGGTCATCAAGATCAAAACCGCGCCCTTTGCTGATTTTTTTCGCCAGCTTGGCCGCCTGCTTCTGATCAACGTTCTGCTGCGCCTCCTCCACCAAGCTGAGCACATCGCCCATGCCCAAAATGCGCGAAGCCAACCGGTCGGGGTGAAACGGCTCCAGTGCCGTCGTCTTCTCACCCACCCCCATAAATTTAATCGGCTTGCCAGTGATCTCACGCACCGACAACGCCGCACCGCCACGGGCATCGCCGTCGGTTTTGGTCAACACCACTCCCGTCAAGGGCAACGCTTCATTGAAGGCTTTGGCGGTGTTGGCGGCATCTTGGCCGGTCATGCTGTCCACCACAAACAGGGTTTCCGTCGGCTGCAAGACCTTATGCAGCTCTTTGATCTCGCCCATCATCTCTGCATCAATGTGCAAACGACCGGCGGTATCGACAATCAACACATCCACCAACTGTTTTTTCGCCGCTTTTAGCGCCTCTTTGGCGATTTTATGCGGTTTCTGTTTGATCGTGCTGGCGTGAAAACCAACCTCAACTTCAGCGGCGAGGGTTTTGAGCTGTTCGATGGCCGCTGGACGGTAAACATCACAACTGGTGACCAAGACGCTCTTCTTGTGCCGCTCTTTGAGGTGGCGCGCCAACTTGGCCACGGTGGTGGTTTTACCCGCCCCCTGCAGACCGGCCATCAAAATCACTACCGGCGGCTGCGCCTGCAAATTCAGCTCTTCACAGCTCTCGCCCATGACGCTGACCAGCTCGTCATGGACGATTTTGACAAAGGCCTGCCCAGGCGAGAGACTTTTAATCACCTCTTGACCCACGGCACGCTCTTTGACTTTGCCGATAAAGGTTTTCACCACCGACAACGCCACATCCGCTTCCAGCAGCGCCATGCGCACATCACGCAGACTCTCTTTGATGTTGTCGTCGGTTAAGCGCCCTTGGCCGCGCAGCCGATCCAGCGTCCGTCCAAGGCGTTCGGTTAAATTATCAAACATAGCAATATCACTTTAAGAGATGGGGTGGCCAATGCAATCAAGCCAATTCAAAGAGGGTATCAATATTTTAAGGAGGGGATTATAACTGGAAAGTATCGCCGGTTTTCAGCGGAATCAGATCAAATTCAGGCAGCAGCTCCGCGAGCTCTTGCATGGTCTGCTGTTCTGCCCCTGGTTTCAGGTGTGAAATGGCAATTTTAGGCCGGTGTTTGAGTTTGCGCAGATCCGCCGCCAACAGACTAGGGCAGTAGTGATGCGCCAGCAAAGCCAGGTCTAAATTGGCTTCAGGAAAACCACATTCAATCAACAGCAGATCCAGATGGGGTTTTTGATTCAGTGCCACCCAAAGCGTATCGTTGCTGGTGGTGTCGCCGGAAAAACAGAGCGCATGTTCACCGTCACTGATGTAATAGGCCACCCCAGGAATAACATGATTAACCTCAATCATATCCACTTCACGCTGACCTAATGCAACCACCTCACCAATGGCTTGCTCTCGATAGCGCATGACCGGTTTCTCTTCCGTTGGTAACAGACTGAAATCAGGCCAGATCAGCCAATTGAAAATATGCTGTTTAAGCGTATCAAGCGTGGTCTGTTGGGAATAGACCAGCAGCGATTCGGTCGCCAGATCTTCAAATAAAGTATCCACCAGAGGCGGCAACGACATGATGTGATCAAGGTGCGAATGAGTAAGAAACACATGCCGTAGCAGACGCATCTCCTCCAGCCGCAGATCACCCACGCCCGTACCGGCATCAATCAGAATATCGTCATCTACCAAAAACGATGTGGTCCGAAGTCCCTCTCCAATGCCACCGCTGCAACCTAAAACCCGTAAATTCATACTGTTTTTTTCACCAGAGAATCACACCTATAATCAAGGAATGCTAGCATAAATTAACGATTCTCTACCAGCAGAGCCTATTACCGCAATGTGAACCCGTTCACAAAAATAGAGTCGGACACGGAACTTCTTCAGCTCATAAAATTAAGTTAAGGGCTTCAAGCCCAGCCGCGCCTATGTCATTATGCACCTCTTAGAGATAGACTTAAAAACCTAACCAATTGAGCAATATCACAATGAATACAGTGGTGGTGGGCGTTTCCACGACATTTTTATACAGCCTCTCCGCTATTTTACTGGCACTGCGCCTCTGGCAACGGCAACACACCCGCAAATTACCTTTGCTGCTGCCCGCCTTGCTGGCATTGGCACTGCACGCACTGCACCTGTATCAAAACATGATTGGCGCGGCGGGCTTGCAGCTGAGCTTTTTCAGCGCCCTGTCGCTTTTCAGTTGGATTATCGTCGCCCTGATGCTGATGTTATCCGTACGCCAACCAGTGGAAAATCTCGGCATTGGACTGCTGCCCCTGACCGCTTTAGCGGTGCTCTCCAGTTTGGCGTTTGACGATCATGGAGCCGCCCTCAAGCAGCTTTCAGAAGGTCTGCAAATCCATATTTTGGTCTCGGTTTTGGCCTACAGCATGCTCAGTCTGGCCGCCCTGCAAGCGTTGCTGTTTTCGCTGCAAAACCGCAACTTACACAACCATCATCCAGGCGGTTTTATCCGCGCTCTACCGCCACTCTATTTGATGGAAGTGATTCTGTTTCAGATGATCAACATTGGTTTTATCCTCCTCAGTTTTTCACTGCTGAGCGGTTTTCTCTATTTAGAGGACATGTTTGCCCAACACATCGTGCATAAAACCATCTTATCCCTGTTTGCTTGGGGCATGTTTGCTACCCTGCTGATCGGTCGTCGCCTGTCAGGTTGGCGTGGCAAGCTGGCGGTACGCTGGACACTCAGCGCCGCTGCGCTGTTGATGCTGGCCTATTTTGGCAGCAAGTTGGTGCAAGAACTGATTCTTGCCTAAATAGCCTCGGTATTTTATTTTGCATAAGGTTGTATTGTGAACGACATCCCCCTCGGTGCCCTGTTTGGCATTTTGGCTCTTCTGATCATTCTCTCCGGTTTTTTCTCCGGTTCTGAAACGGCGCTGATGACCATCAACCGCTACCGCCTACGCCACATGGCCAAAAAAGGCCACAAAGGCGCACTGCGTGTCGATGCTCTGCTGCAACGCCCCGACCGTCTGATCGGCTTGATTCTGCTCGGCAATAACTTTGTCAACATTCTCGCCTCCATGCTCACAACTCTGATCGCGCTGCGCCAATGGGGTGAGTCCAGCATTGCCATTGCGGCGGGCTTATTAACCTTAGTGGTGCTTATTTTTGCCGAAGTGGCACCGAAAACCTTGGCTGCGCTGCACCCCGAACGCATCGCCTTTGTTGCCGCCTACGTCTACACCCCGCTGATGCGCATCGCTCACCCTTTGGTCTGGGTGGTCAACATTTTAGCCAACAACCTGCTCAAACTGATCGGCGTACAGGCGGACAAAAACCGCAATGAAAACCTCAGCCGAGAAGAGCTGCGCACAGTGGTCAACGAAGCGGGCAGCCTGATTCCCAAACGCCACCGCGCCATGTTGCTCAACATCCTCGACATGGAGAACATTACCGTCAACGACGTCATGGTGCCGCGCAAGGAGATCCTCGGCATCGACCTTGATGACAGTTGGGACGACATCCTTACTCAAGTAAGCAACAGCCCCCGCAGCCGATTATTGGTCTACCGTGAAAACCTAGAAGGCGTAGTGGGTTTTCTCAATCTACGCAAATTGGGCGGCCTGCACCTGCGCAACGAGATCAACCGCGACAGCTTAGAGTCCCGCATTCGTGATCCTTTTTACATCCCCGAAGAAACCCCACTGACCCAACAACTGATCGCCTTTCAGCAGAACAAGCGCCGCATCGGCTTGGTGGTGGACGAATACGGCGATATTTTGGGGCTGGTGACACTGGAAGACATCTTGGAAGAGATCGTCGGCAAATTCACCACCGACCGTCAAACCCTCAGCCCCCATCTGCACCCCCAAGGGGATGGTAGCTACATTGCCGACGGCAGCACCCCATTGCGAGAGATCAACCGCCAATTGAACTGGTCACTGCCCACCGACGGCCCCAAAACCCTCAACGGCCTACTGCTGGAGTATCTGGAGATCATTCCGCAAACGGGAACCACTTTGCTGCTGGAGTCCCACCCAGTGGAGATCATCCAGACCAAAGGCAATGTGGTGCGTTCGGTGCGCATTCACCCCAAGATCAAAAACAGACCACCACTCGAAAAGAACGCCGCTTAAATGGCCAAAACAAAACAACACTACCAGTGCCGAGAATGCGGAGCCATCAGCCCCAAATGGAACGGCCAGTGTCCCGATTGCAAACAGTGGAACAGCCTAGAGGAAACCCTCGCGCCGCCCCCCAGCTCCAGCAGCACCAAAACCAGCCGCAGCCGTTTCCAAGGCTACGCAGGGCAATCCCAAATCCTCTCCATGAGCGATGTAGCACTACAAGCGGAACCGCGCACCAGCAGCGGCATCGGTGAATTGGATCGCGTACTGGGCGGTGGCTTAGTTCACGGCTCCGTGGTGCTGCTCGGCGGCGACCCAGGCATCGGCAAATCCACCCTGCTGCTGCAAGCCTTGGCTGCATTGAGTCAAAAGCTCAACACCCTCTACATCACTGGCGAAGAATCCTTACAACAAGTCACCCTGCGCGCTCGGCGCTTGGGCTTGCAAGAAGAGGGGCTGCGCCTGCTGACCGAAACCTGCGTCGAACAGATCATTGCCGCCGCCCAACAGGAAAAACCCCATGTGATGGTGGTGGACTCCATTCAAACCGTCTTCACCGATCAACTGCAAAGTGCGCCGGGTTCCGTGGCGCAGATCCGCGAAAGCGCGGCTCGGCTGGTGCGCTTTGCCAAACAAAGTGATACCTCGCTGTTTCTGGTGGGTCACGTCACCAAAGAGGGCACACTAGCCGGCCCTCGGGTGCTGGAGCACATGGTGGATACGGTGCTCTATTTTGAGGGGGACAGTGGCAGCCGTTACCGTGTGGTGCGCGCGACCAAAAACCGCTTTGGCGCGGTCAATGAGCTGGGAGTCTTTGCCATGAGCGACAAAGGGCTGAGCGCGGTCAACAACCCCTCTGCCATTTTTCTCTCCCGTCACGAGCAACCCGTGGCAGGCAGTGTCATTATGGTGACCCGCGAAGGCACTCGCCCGCTGCTGGTGGAAACCCAAGTATTGGTGGACGAAAGCCACGGCAACCCGCGTCGAGTCAGCATCGGTCTGGAACAAAACCGCCTCGCCATGCTGTTGGCCACTCTGCACCGTCATGGCGGCATCGCCATGTACGATCAAGATGTGTTTGTTAATGTCGTCGGCGGGGTGCGCATCAGCGAAACCGCCGCCGATCTGCCCGTGCTGCTGGCGGTGCTCTCTTCGTTTCGAGATCGCCCCGTTGACCCACATCTGATCGCCTTTGGTGAGGTGGGCTTGGCGGGTGAAATCCGTCCCGTACCCAACGGTGAAGAGCGGCTGCGAGAAGCGGCCAAACACGGCTTTACCCAAGCCATTGTTCCCAAAGCCAATCAGCCCAGAAAAGCCATTAAAGGCTTGATTGTCCATCCTGTCAGTCGCCTCAGCGACGCCATTGAGTTATTAAATTGATCATTAGGCGGCTCTCAGGTACCGTTGCGCCTTTGGCGAACAGCTGACACTGAGCACGGGAGCACGGGCAATGGCAAAAAAAACCGCAGCGCGTAATTTTGAACAAGGCTTACAAGAGTTGGAACAGTTGGTGGAACGACTGGAACAAGGTGATCTGAGTCTGGATGACTCCATGGGCGAATTTGAACGCGGCATTCAACTGGCGCGCCAGTGCCAAACTCAACTGAGTCAAAGCGAGCAAAAAGTGGCTATTTTACTTGAAAAAGACGCACAGGCGGATCTACATCCCTTCACTGGCGACGACTGAACCGTGAGTGATTTCAAACAACAACTAAAACGACATCAACAACAGAGCGAACAGGCGCTTCACCGTTTCCTGCCCAGCATTGAAACTCAACCCCAACGACTGCATGAAGCGATGCACTACGCGGTGATGAGCGGCGGAAAACGCATTCGCCCCACTCTAACTTACGCCACAGGTCTCGCTCTTGGCGTTAAAACTGACACCCTCGATGCACCCGCCTGCGCACTGGAGCTGATTCACGCCTACTCATTGGTACACGACGACCTACCTGCAATGGACGATGACGATCTGCGCCGAGGCCGCCCCACCTGTCACAAACAATTTGATGAAGCCAGCGCCATTTTGGTTGGCGACGCGCTGCAAACCTTGGCCTTTGAGCTGTTGGCAGATCCAGACAACGCCCCACTCTACGCCGAACAGCGCCTGCGGATGATCCAGAGCCTCAGCCACGCCAGCGGTTCGCTCGGCATGGTGGGCGGTCAAGCCATTGATCTCGATGCCGTGGGCAATCTACTCAGCCAAGCCGATCTGGAGGCGATGCACCGCAAAAAAACCGGTGCGCTGATTCGAGCTGCCGTTCGTCTGGGCGCGCTCTGCGCCCCAAACATAGACGACCAGAGCCTCAAACAGTTGGATCACTACGCCGCCGCCATTGGCCTTACCTTTCAAATTGTCGATGATAT is a window of Gammaproteobacteria bacterium DNA encoding:
- the ccsA gene encoding cytochrome c biogenesis protein CcsA, producing the protein MNTVVVGVSTTFLYSLSAILLALRLWQRQHTRKLPLLLPALLALALHALHLYQNMIGAAGLQLSFFSALSLFSWIIVALMLMLSVRQPVENLGIGLLPLTALAVLSSLAFDDHGAALKQLSEGLQIHILVSVLAYSMLSLAALQALLFSLQNRNLHNHHPGGFIRALPPLYLMEVILFQMINIGFILLSFSLLSGFLYLEDMFAQHIVHKTILSLFAWGMFATLLIGRRLSGWRGKLAVRWTLSAAALLMLAYFGSKLVQELILA
- a CDS encoding cupin domain-containing protein, encoding MSTTDKDVDGNSSAIWKNHISIPDTPAGFTLRTTHPTNPDGVEVMLEKWDAGSEEPPHSHPGDDMTVVVEGKMAIQFYTASESGLLADGEPLILNQGDTGYVKAGRIHDAKYLEACKLVYVHDRAFGFVAEG
- the xseB gene encoding exodeoxyribonuclease VII small subunit, which translates into the protein MAKKTAARNFEQGLQELEQLVERLEQGDLSLDDSMGEFERGIQLARQCQTQLSQSEQKVAILLEKDAQADLHPFTGDD
- a CDS encoding HlyC/CorC family transporter produces the protein MNDIPLGALFGILALLIILSGFFSGSETALMTINRYRLRHMAKKGHKGALRVDALLQRPDRLIGLILLGNNFVNILASMLTTLIALRQWGESSIAIAAGLLTLVVLIFAEVAPKTLAALHPERIAFVAAYVYTPLMRIAHPLVWVVNILANNLLKLIGVQADKNRNENLSREELRTVVNEAGSLIPKRHRAMLLNILDMENITVNDVMVPRKEILGIDLDDSWDDILTQVSNSPRSRLLVYRENLEGVVGFLNLRKLGGLHLRNEINRDSLESRIRDPFYIPEETPLTQQLIAFQQNKRRIGLVVDEYGDILGLVTLEDILEEIVGKFTTDRQTLSPHLHPQGDGSYIADGSTPLREINRQLNWSLPTDGPKTLNGLLLEYLEIIPQTGTTLLLESHPVEIIQTKGNVVRSVRIHPKIKNRPPLEKNAA
- a CDS encoding 3',5'-cyclic-nucleotide phosphodiesterase produces the protein MVDDDILIDAGTGVGDLRLEEMRLLRHVFLTHSHLDHIMSLPPLVDTLFEDLATESLLVYSQQTTLDTLKQHIFNWLIWPDFSLLPTEEKPVMRYREQAIGEVVALGQREVDMIEVNHVIPGVAYYISDGEHALCFSGDTTSNDTLWVALNQKPHLDLLLIECGFPEANLDLALLAHHYCPSLLAADLRKLKHRPKIAISHLKPGAEQQTMQELAELLPEFDLIPLKTGDTFQL
- the ffh gene encoding signal recognition particle protein; its protein translation is MFDNLTERLGRTLDRLRGQGRLTDDNIKESLRDVRMALLEADVALSVVKTFIGKVKERAVGQEVIKSLSPGQAFVKIVHDELVSVMGESCEELNLQAQPPVVILMAGLQGAGKTTTVAKLARHLKERHKKSVLVTSCDVYRPAAIEQLKTLAAEVEVGFHASTIKQKPHKIAKEALKAAKKQLVDVLIVDTAGRLHIDAEMMGEIKELHKVLQPTETLFVVDSMTGQDAANTAKAFNEALPLTGVVLTKTDGDARGGAALSVREITGKPIKFMGVGEKTTALEPFHPDRLASRILGMGDVLSLVEEAQQNVDQKQAAKLAKKISKGRGFDLDDLREQMLQMEKMGGISSLMDKMPGMSKLPANVREQMSGGAAGKEVNRMVAIINSMTQQERRHPAIIKGSRKRRIAAGSGVQVQEVNKLMKQYAQMSKMMKKVSKGGGMAKMMRSMKGRMPPGMGF
- the radA gene encoding DNA repair protein RadA; its protein translation is MAKTKQHYQCRECGAISPKWNGQCPDCKQWNSLEETLAPPPSSSSTKTSRSRFQGYAGQSQILSMSDVALQAEPRTSSGIGELDRVLGGGLVHGSVVLLGGDPGIGKSTLLLQALAALSQKLNTLYITGEESLQQVTLRARRLGLQEEGLRLLTETCVEQIIAAAQQEKPHVMVVDSIQTVFTDQLQSAPGSVAQIRESAARLVRFAKQSDTSLFLVGHVTKEGTLAGPRVLEHMVDTVLYFEGDSGSRYRVVRATKNRFGAVNELGVFAMSDKGLSAVNNPSAIFLSRHEQPVAGSVIMVTREGTRPLLVETQVLVDESHGNPRRVSIGLEQNRLAMLLATLHRHGGIAMYDQDVFVNVVGGVRISETAADLPVLLAVLSSFRDRPVDPHLIAFGEVGLAGEIRPVPNGEERLREAAKHGFTQAIVPKANQPRKAIKGLIVHPVSRLSDAIELLN
- the ispA gene encoding (2E,6E)-farnesyl diphosphate synthase → MSDFKQQLKRHQQQSEQALHRFLPSIETQPQRLHEAMHYAVMSGGKRIRPTLTYATGLALGVKTDTLDAPACALELIHAYSLVHDDLPAMDDDDLRRGRPTCHKQFDEASAILVGDALQTLAFELLADPDNAPLYAEQRLRMIQSLSHASGSLGMVGGQAIDLDAVGNLLSQADLEAMHRKKTGALIRAAVRLGALCAPNIDDQSLKQLDHYAAAIGLTFQIVDDILDVTSDTQTLGKPQGSDIANNKPTYPALLGLAGAQHHAKQVHQQALTSLEGLDGDFQTLRSLADYILQRRF
- a CDS encoding class I SAM-dependent DNA methyltransferase, which codes for MAKKKAGQEESLEKQLWKSADKLRKNIDAAEYKHVVLGLIFLKYISDAFEELYATLNTGEGDYVGADPEDKDEYQAENVFFVPQDARWSRLQAHAKQPTIGKTVDEAMDAIEKENASLKGVLPKVYARQNLDPTSLGELIDLISNIALGDAKSRSADVLGHVFEYFLGEFALAEGKKGGQFYTPRSVVELLIEMLEPYKGRVLDPCCGSGGLFVQSEKFVADHQGRINDISIYGQESNQTTWRLAKMNLAIRGIDSSQVKWNNEGSFLNDAHKDLKADYIIANPPFNVSDWSGDLLRKDGCWHYGTPPTGNANYAWIQHFIYHLAPSGQAGFVLAKGALTSKTSGEGEIRKALVEAGLIDCIVNLPAKLFLNTQIPASLWFIRRSEQPFAPTNNQILFIDARNMGHLINRRTRELSKDDIQTITDTYHNWRNSVGVPLVGAQNDAEIPMGQRSEKGQPQGIAPTVDQYQDIKGFCCAAPIERVKELDYVLTPGRYVGLAEVDDDFDFAERFNSLKAEFEGQLKEETELNQRILKNLAKV